Below is a window of Neofelis nebulosa isolate mNeoNeb1 chromosome 8, mNeoNeb1.pri, whole genome shotgun sequence DNA.
ttaacccattgagccacccagataccccataaatatagattttttaatatacacacacacacacacacacatatatacacagacacacatatgtgtgtgtgtgtgcgtgtatatatatatacacgcacacacacacacatacacatatataaatgtttatttttgagagagacagagtgtgagcagggcaggggcagagagagagagggagacacagaatctgaagcaggctccaggctctgagctgtcagtacagagcccaacgtggggcttgaactcacagtccatgagatcatgacctgagctgaagttggccacttaaccaactgagccacccaggcgccccgtttttttaaaaaagtttttttggggcgcctgggtggcgcagtcggttaagcgtccgacttcagccaggtcacgatctcgcggtccgtgagttcgagccccgcgtcaggctctgggctgatggctcggagcctggagcctgtttccgactctgtgtctccctctctctctgcccctcccctgttcatgctctgtctctctctgtcccagaaataaataaaaaaacgttgaaaaaaaaaaagtttttttaatgtttattattttttttaatgttgagagagagagagagagagacaagagcatgagtgggggaggggcagaaagagagggagacagagaatctgaagcaagcttcaggctctgagctgtcagcacagagcctgacaggggtcAAATccccgactgtgagatcatgacctgagtcgaagttggacacttgactgagccacccaggtgcccctaatgtttattatttttgagagacagagcaagcaggggaggagcagagagagatcttgtgatttttcttaacattgttttttctctagcttctttgtaagaatacagtgtataatatatataacatgcaaAGTATGTGTTACTCGTGAGGGTCTGATCAACAGTAGCTAAGTTTTAGGGGTCATAAGTCCTTGGATTTTCAACTGCTTAGAGGGTCCCTACTCCTGTGTTGTTTTGTAAAGCTCAGCTGTGCTGATAACcagaaaatgttatctttttttgtttgcttgtttttgagaaCCTTGTCTTATGATATATTGCCTGTTTACACATTAATAACGGCCACTAGTAATGGATCCGATCCCTTTACCCCCATATTTCTTAGGAGATTTTTGGACTAAATTTCATCTAACTTGAATTGTAagctttgtctattttgttcattgctcTGTCTCCAGAACAATTCCTAGCCCCatgcttaatacatatttatttattgaataacatTCAAACTCTAAATGTATTTTAGCTGTTAGACTTGTCTACATGAggccatttttttaagtttcaaggaAGCAGCTCATCTCctgcacaagtggaggaggggcagaggagagagaatcccaagcagcctctttCTCTCAGACCCAGCCTTCACCATCAAACTCTTCATGTAGCACCCCTACATGAGGTGCTTGATGGTGAGAGTTGAGCATAAAAGGGGTCTTTTACTAGTAGTCCTGTATTCTGCTCTGTCACATTTGAACCAAATTCAACTGTATCTGCTATAGattagaaagtagattagtggtcaGTAGTTGAAAGATAAAGCTGATGAGAGCTACTTATAAATCAACTatctgattttatattctgttaatTGAGGCTTTGCTGTATTTTGGGAAACCTGGAAAAGAAGTACTACTAAATCAGTATATATTCTCCAAGTACATTTGACTTCTGAGTCCTTTATTTTgggaatatttattttgggaatcGTTTATTGGTTATGTTTTGGATACACTATCTTTCTTAATTGTGGGTAATTGCCATTAGGTTCCCCTTTAACTGATTCTGTCCTACCTCCTCcccaacagttttttaaaataagtttatttattctgaggggcagggagagaatccgaagcaggctctgggctgacaggcaCCCACTGTTTGATTgatttcttcaacgttttttttttgttttgttttttttgttttgtttttttatttatttttgggacagagagagacagagcatgaacgggggaggggcagagagagagggagacacagaatcagaaacaggctccaggctcagagccatcagcccagagcctgacgcggggctcgaactcacggaccgcgagatcgtgacctggctgaagttggacgcttaaccgactgcgccacccaggcgcccctgtttgatTGATTTCTTAATGAGACCATTAATTAAagataaaacagattaaaaatatttttgcctattggggctcctgggtggctcagttggttaaagggtacaactttggctccagtcatgatctcatagttcctaagtttgagccccacattggactctctgcttttagcacagagccaacttcagatcctctgtccccttctctttgtgtctctccccTGTGCACACGCCCTTGCGCgttttctccaaaaaaataatatatatttgcctATTTTATCATAAAGGTTATTGTTAATTAGCATCTTTGTATCACATTTTTCAGTTCCTTAAATACTTTTACAGAAgtagaacttttttaaaaaaattgtcgtTATTGCTATTTTCTCCAGTACATTTGTCTGTATGttttaaccaattttttttttttaatgtttatttttgagagagtgcaagtggggtaggggcagagagaggaagaggattccaagtgggttctgcactgacagcagagagccagatgtggggctgaaactggAACCTTGAGGAATGTCCCATATGTTGGGGAgggggttggttttgttttgttttaagtaggggATTATTTACATAGCATATGCAGAAGTGAAAAAAGTTTTTACATCCATAGGTATTTACTATTAAGGTGAACTGACAGACTTGGACAGTGGTTACAAGTTTTGTCAATGTTAGTATAAGGCTAGAGATAAATCCAATATAATTAGTTTATGAGCTAGTGTTCAAGCTAAACCTGCTCCTCTTTTGGTTACTAGAAAAAAAGGGATGTGAGTTTCACAGAAGACAAGCAGGATTTCAAAATCAAGCTCTCTTCCAGTTGAGTGAATATGTGTTTTTTACTGGTTTTTGGTTATGTGTAGGGTCCCCTCTTGTATTTTTGATAGTTGAAATCAGCATTACCTAGTAAATGCTAAGCTTTGCAGACCACAAATATCTCTGTCCTACATGCTTGTTTttataactctttaaaaatataaaaaccatttttgGCTTCTGTGCCAACCCCTGGtttaaatgatcatttaattttgttatttggaAAATGATTGTATTAGCTTgcataacaaagtaccagaaaTGGGATGACTGGGCCTCTTCTCCTGCGTCTTCACAAGCTCTTTCTTCTGTGTCCTAATcttttgtaaggacaccagtcatgttaaATTTATGgcccaccttaaaaaaaaaaaaaaaaaaaaaaaatttatggcccaccttaagatttcattttaaagattctcTTTCCAAACATATTACTCACATTCTGAAGTCTTAATGTgaatttgaggaaaagaaaaagatctctgGTTCCAGTGTCCTCAATATGAACAAATTAAAGAGTAGTGTACTACTTGGTTTTTTATACAGCCATTGTAATAACCATGTCACCATTAGTGTGCTTGTCTAGAGTTTATTGAAATactatttgtaaaatgttttggGAAAAGAATCCTCCTGTTAACTAAGTGTAACACAATTTCAAAGTTAGATTTGGttacacttaaaaagaaactaGTCCCTGCTAGAAtcatttaataactttttttatatgaaatttattgtcattgatttccatacaacacccagtgctcatcccaaaaggtgccctcctcaatacccatcacccaccctcccctccctcccacccccccatcaaccctcagttctcagttttttaagagtctcttaggctttggctctctctccctctctaacctctttttttttttttcttccactcccccatggacttctgttaagtttctcaggatccacatatgagtgaaaacatatggtatctgtctttctctgtatgacttatttcacttccagttccatccatgttgctacaaaaggccatatttcattctttctcattgccacatagtattccattgtgtatgtaaaccacaatttctttatccattcatcagttgatggacatttaggctctttccataatttggctattgttgagagtgctgctataaacattggggtacaagtgcccctatgcatcagtactcctgtatcccttgggtaaattcctagcagtgctactgctgggtcatagggaaggtataatgaagaggggtgcctgggtgactcggttggttaagtgtctgactttggctcaggtcatgatctcatgtttcgtgagttcgagccccacattggactctgtgctgacagctcatagcctggagtctgcttcagattctgtgtctccttctgtctgcctctcccccaatcatgttttgtctctctgtctgaaaaaatgaataaacctttaaaaaaaaaaaaaaaaagcatggggcgcctgggtggctcagtcggttaggcggccgactttggctcaggtcatgatctcgtggtccgtgagtttgagccccgcgtcaggctctgtgctgacagttcagagcctggagcctgtttcagattctgtgtctccctctctctgaccctccccccgttcatgctctgtctctctctgtctcaaaaataaataaacgttaaaaaaaaaaaaaaaaagcatattgaaTATAATCCCCATCTACCTGTCATCCAGATTAAGTGCTTAGTAGGCCTTTGCCACATTGCTTTAtttatcctcttttccttttcctggagtcttttttttttttcttcttttcaagtttatttttgagacagcacgagagacagtgtgagcaggggaggggcaaaaagaggaggagactgagaatcccaagcagcctccgcactgccAGTATGGAGCCAGACACGGATCCCATGACagcgtgagatcattacctgagatcatgacacttcatcgactgagccatgcagaccTCCCTCCTGAAGTCTTTTAAAGCAAACCCCATATACTTAAGTTTTCATCTTGAATGgactctccccccccaccccccccaccccccggtaaAAACAATGCCTTTCATGCCTAAAAAAACTAACAATGATTTTCATATTCTCTAATATCTAATGCCCTGTCTGTATTTAGGTGGTCGCAGTTTCAGTAatcttctttttatgtttaggtcgggtgggggggtgggttgcAGACCAGGTGCATAAATTGGAtatgttttgtttaatgttagtttatttttgagagagtgagtgcagcttggggaggggcagagagagaatcccaagtaagcccctcgctgtcagcgcagagcccgatttggggctctatctcatgaactgtgagatcatgcatgacctgagctgaaatcaagaatcatgcttaactgactgaaaaaCTACTCAGGTGTCCCTCTACGTGTTTGATAACTCTTCGGTTTCTTTTAATCTAGAGCAGTCCCTTCTCTTCTTTATAGCATTGATTTAACAGTATTCTGGATTTCTCCCTTCCTCattgtatcattaaaaaaaatttttttgggggcgcctgggtggctcagtcggttgagcgtccaacttcagctcaggtcacgatctcgcggtccgtgggttcgagccccgcgtcgggctctgggctgatggctcagagcctggagcctgcttccgattctgtatctccctctctctctgcccctcccccgttcatgctctgtctctctgtctcaaaaataaataaacgtttaaaaaaaaaaattaaaaaaaatttttttttctcttcttatagaCTGGAATTAAGTTTTCTATGGAGTATATCATGTTGCATCAGATTAGGAGGTTGTAGGTCTGGTTGTCCCACTTTTAGTGATGCtgaattctttattctttattaactATTAATTGTAAATTCTTTATTAACTATTaatctaatctttaaaaaatttttttaatgtttttactttttgagacagagcatgtgtgggggaggggcagagagagggagacccagaatctaaagcaggctccaggctctgagctgtcagcacagagcctgacgtgacgtggggcttgaactcaacgtgagatcatgacctgaactgaagtcagacgctcaaccatctgagccaccaagtgcccctaATCTAatcattttaatggtttcatCCATTGATCATTGCCAAGTCAGTTTAAAGGTTGCAAAATGGTgacacatgcccccccccccacaattgTATTCCATTCCAAAGCTGAAATTCTATAAAGAAGTTTCCTTCTATGAATTGATCTATCTATCCAGTTACCATGAATAAAGtttcataaagagaaagaaggaaaaatgcctaattctttttctgttaacAGCCAATTTGTAGAGAATTGGATCTGTAGCATCTTCTGGTAACCTAGAATTCTCATTGGCCAATGCAGGGAGACCCTTACTATTGCCTCTGGTTCTGACctcatagttttgttttgctctcccccaccccccaagagcCCACaagcgagttggggaggggcagagagagaaacctaaacacgctccgtgctgtcagcgtggagcccaattcagggctcaatcccatgaactatgaggtcatgacctgagccaaaatcaagaattggatgctccgctaactgaaccacccaggtgccccataactgaCCTCATAGTTTTTAATAGCTTCGTTTGCCCAAGATGTCCCAACCTCATCCCATCTTATGCCTGAGGTCAGTCATTTCTGTATAGGAAATCTGTTTCCTTTAGTTGGAAATAGTATTTTGGCACTGTGGTGTTCATTGCTCTGGATGATTTTCattagtgctttttatttttttcaacgttttttttttttttttttttttttttttttttttttgggggggggggacagagagagacagagcatgaatgggggaggggcagagagagagggagacacagaatcggaaacaggctccaggctccgagccatcagcccagagcctgacacggggctcgaactcacagactgtgagatcgtgacctggctgaagtcgaacgcttaaccgactgcgccacccaggcgcccccattagcGCTTTTTAAACATACTGTATGGTCACTTCAGTTTGAAAATCTGAACTTAgggatgcttggctggctcaACTGGTAGAGTgtgcctgcaactcttgatctctggttgtaaatttgagtcccatgttggatgtagagattatttaataaaatctgtGAACcctagtcatttaaaattttatctattaAGTTAGCAAATATTGTCAGTTAAAGACagcatgttggggcacctgggtggctcagttggttgagtgtctgacttcagctcatgtcatgatttcatggttcatgagttcgagccccacatagggctctctgctgtccttgCAGAGACTGTTTCAgaactctgtccctctctctctctgcccctctcctgctcacactcaaatacgtatttttttttaaatgttaatcacagaCCActgttttggaaagaaaatgagctGCTAATGTGTGGTCTATTGTCACCTATTCATAAAACTCTCAATTTGTTAGCCATATTAACATAATACTAGAAGTTGTGATTCCTTAGTCCAACAGAAGTTTGGTTAGACTTTTCTTCTAAGGCATGTAAaaatctggtttttgtttttaatctgttgaTAGATGCCTAAAGAAATAGCTTTACTCTTGCTGATTTGCTGGTATTTTTGGACTTTGAAAACTTCCATCCGTAATGACTATAACCCACTTCAGATCTGATATCAACATCCCAAAGCGGAATGTGACTAGTCAGATTTAACAGTTGTGTAAAAATGTTGGTGAGCAGTTGGttgcaactttttatttattggaGGGACTTCAAACTGCTACTCCTTAGGGTTGGGAATTTCAGCATTTGGAAACAAAACAGTTCCTTTCATTTGAGTTGATTTATGAGTAGTGTCTGAACATAACGATGATTAATTTTTAACTTGTATCTTAGGTTTATAGAACAgttcaaaaaaatacaaagaattctgGTATAGCCAAATACTTCAGTTTTTAGATTATCAAAGCAGAacatgcttggggcgcctgggtggcgcagtcggttaagcgtccgacttcaaccaggtcacgatctcgcggtccgtgagttcgagccccgcgtcaggctctgggctgatggctcagagcctggagcctgtttccgattctgtgtctccctctctctctgcccctcccccgttcatgctatgtctctctctgtcccaaaaataaataaaaaacgttgaaaaaaaaaaattttaaaaaaaaaaagcagaacatgCTTGCTTTAAGAAAATAAGTGAAACCATTGAGAATTATGTGGTTCTGCTTCCTTGCCCTCATTGTCTTTCTGGTTCATTCTGTAGAGGCAAATGTAGTTGGGGTCTGTGTGCGAATTCTAGGAATttttacacatataaatatatttgtctaAAGATTACAaagaacaactttatttttttttttttaagttttatttattttgagaccgcgaacacgagtggggaagggggggctggggggagagagagagagaattccaagtgggctccgtactgtcagcacagtacgctgacatggggctgaaattcatgaactgtgagatcatgacctgaaccaaaactaagttgggacgcctaaccgactgagccacccaagtgccccatacgaagaacaatttgaaagaaaagtatttaCCACATACAGTCTTTATCTCCTATTAATCAACTATATTTGACTGCATTTGCTTCTAGCAGTTTTTTAAGCCTAttctaaaacataattttaatggaTGGATAGAGTTCTAAGCAGCTGACACCATGAAGAGGACCAGGTACACTGCAGGAGACAGCAGAAGAATAATGAGGAAGCAAATACTCCAGGCTTCTTCTAGTATAGTATATATCCAATACATTTGTAGATAGAGTAGAAGATGAGGCTGTAAAGAAGCTTAATTCTTAAGTATCATTATTTAGAATCATAAAAGTTGGTTAAGAAAAtttgttcctcaaaaaaatggTTGTTTGGTATAGTCAGAAATAAGCTACAGATGAGAACTTTCTGGAGACAAACACTATCAGTTTTACCCACCCAGCCACTGCCATGCAAGCTCCTGGCATTGTAACATTGTAAGTAAAAATGTTGAatacatatttcaatatttcaattgACGGTGGATCAGTTCTGTCtgatttttaacgtttatttttgagacagagagagacagagcgtgaacgggggaggggcagagagagagggagacacagaatctgaaacaggctccaggctctgagctgtcagcacagagcccgacgcggggctcgaactcacggaccgcgagatcatgacctgagctgaagtcagccgcttaaccgactgagccacccaggcgccccagttctgtctgatttttttaattctgtgacaTTGACATTGAGTAGCCAGGCTCTAAAGGAGTAGCACATAAATTTTGACAGGGCTACCTAATGGTTAGCCCTATTGAgcattgattcattttttaattccttcataTTGTGAAATTATAGTTGTGTTTTAACTTGGAATGCACTTGTTAAAAGATGTaggtgttttttaagtttatttatttattttgagaaagagcatgatcCCCTgtgaaagtgggagaggggcagagagggagaaagaatctccaggcagctccacactgtcagtgcagagcctgatgtgggactccaacttaggtaccgtgagatcatgacctgaactgaagtcagatgtttaacctactgagccactcactTGCCCCTAAGGATGTAGTTTCTGTTTGAAATTATAATAAGCTGTTTCCAAATAATCCGTCTTCTAATGGGAAAGAGAAATGTTACCTTATATACCAAAATTTTGGAGGTTATGTAAATACTCAGTTAATGAATTCCAGCTTAACTTTGTCTAATTTTATCTCTTTGTAGGCAGCCTGCTTCTGCAAAATGGTACGATCGAAGGGACTACGTCTTCATTGAATTTTGTGTTGAAGACAGTAAAGATGTtaatgtaaattttgaaaaatccaaACTTACATTCAGGTAAATTACCATTTTACATCATTGGGTAGGAAGCTTATTTCAGACAACCAAGTAACTTTggcttgcttgttttgttttcactgaagTTATTACTAATCTTTATCTCTTTGAAGaggttcatttcttttctttttttttttacacagttGTCTTGGAGGAAGcgataattttaaacatttaaatgaaattgaTCTTTTTCACTGTATTGATCCAAATGTAAGTAGTCTTAAGGCTTTAATTCCAGtttaaatcatgaagaaatggaCATAACATCAAGTACTCTTTTTAGCAGTAACCAGTAATTGTTTTTCTTAACAGTTCAGAGGCTATCTAGAGATTTATATTTTCGCAATATTTCCCCTTTGAATTACTTTTCTGCAGCCCCCTTTTGTTCTTGCTGTCACTGTTCTTTAGGCTTGTCTTAGTCTAgccttttagaatttttaaactattctGTGAATGTACCATATTtagtcaaaaaatttttttgatttttttttttaaggctttattttattCACCGTGTGCAGGGAGGGAAAATTTTTTTGCAATTTGGATAGCTAATGAAATGTTTAGTAAGCTAGGGGATGTTTCTTTGCCTTTAGAGAAaatgtagaggaaaaaaattagagtTGAGGAATGACAAGCTACTTttctattctgtatgatactggaGAGATAAGTGGTGTGatagtgcttttgtttttgtttttaggattcCAAGCATAAAAGAACGGACAGGTCAATTTTATGTTGTTTACGAAAAGGCGAATCTGGCCAGTCATGGCCaaggttaacaaaagaaagggcaaaggtatgtttcttttcttgggggagtttaacatttttaagtaataaaagaCACATTTGTTTTCCATGAggaatattatgtttttatttcatagttAAGTGTTATTAAAGTCTTGTGTTCTTAtaggtttttttccttgtttttttttagttttaacttAAAACCAAGTATGGTCAGAAGAAGATCAGTCACTAGATGCAGAACTTTTGCTGAATTCAAGAGGCAGATTTTGCCTAGAATCTAAAAGTTACATATCACAGAGGAGCATACTTGGTGCTACAAAAAAAAGTCCATTGTGCCTGAGAATAGTTCCTAccaatgagttttgtttttgtttctagcGGTTAGGATTGTTTAACAATTGTGAAAGAAGCTTCGTGAAACTATCTTTGCTAGTACtgcatttgacttttgattttgctaGTCTGTTCTTCTTTGTATGTGTGTTAATTCCATGCCTCACTAATACGAACCCACAGTTCAAGCAATGAAGTCTTAAGGTACATACCAATAAGTGTAAGTTAAGCTAATCATAGGGTGATGTTTGTATTGATCTGTAGCTTAACTGGCTTAGTGTGGACTTCAATAATTGGAAAGACTGGGAGGATGATTCAGATGAAGACATGTCTAATTTTGATCGTTTCTCTGAGGTAAGTTCTTGTAAATGGCATTTTCCACCTCCCTCTCTGTACATTTCTGTGTGAATTTAATTTGGTTTTAAAGCACCTAGTGGTATTTTAAGACCTGCATTATTTTACTTTCAAGGTCATTCAGCAAAACCAAGTAAGATCTTAAAAATGGTCATTTAATCCTGAAGCTTAACAtcgtataattttttttaaaaattagtggtAAGTTCTAAAGTTGAtgtataaagacaaaaaataaactatacaaTTCATGCAATATAGCTAGTTTCTATTCTAAACTGATTTT
It encodes the following:
- the PTGES3 gene encoding prostaglandin E synthase 3, which produces MQPASAKWYDRRDYVFIEFCVEDSKDVNVNFEKSKLTFSCLGGSDNFKHLNEIDLFHCIDPNDSKHKRTDRSILCCLRKGESGQSWPRLTKERAKLNWLSVDFNNWKDWEDDSDEDMSNFDRFSEMMNNMGGDEDVDLPEVDGADDDSQDSDDEKMPDLE